A single genomic interval of Spirosoma linguale DSM 74 harbors:
- a CDS encoding hypothetical protein (KEGG: pat:Patl_2658 hypothetical protein) yields MGVCLAGLFIWQCHNRELVPATNTLLAISFENANVLTTTPDETTNTWTLTVPYLTNLKILKPTITLTPGASVVPRSGEIQDFTKIVLYTITDSNGQKRVYQIRVQPEGQPVPQLTGRSADSLEAGQTLRLMGHSFGSFGPDVRVIATGPDNLTTALVSSLLDSTQVQIDLPISLTPGRYRLSLTVRNLPSSTSEWVEVQYPAPQFTQLTQHNLRAGDTLQVAGLYVKPEAYRYAVLVSKGGQQQLLEAVKPIVNGFSVRLGADLPAGRYRVQLLNRSTNKISRDTTLALQVYERAKPFLTGIEAAKPTYKPGESVRLIATQFEALPTRFYQLQLTGGVRSYTVNGIYEASSQRLILTLPTTATKGTYSLGVRLLDTTGQLLYSFDTDQSITIL; encoded by the coding sequence ATGGGTGTTTGCCTGGCTGGTTTATTCATTTGGCAGTGTCATAATCGGGAGCTGGTACCAGCCACAAACACACTGCTAGCGATTTCCTTCGAGAATGCGAACGTATTGACCACTACCCCAGATGAGACGACCAATACCTGGACGCTGACCGTTCCCTACCTGACCAACCTGAAAATACTCAAACCAACCATTACCTTGACTCCTGGTGCTTCGGTGGTGCCCCGTTCAGGGGAGATTCAGGATTTTACCAAAATCGTCTTGTATACCATTACCGATTCGAATGGACAGAAACGGGTTTATCAGATACGCGTTCAGCCTGAGGGCCAGCCTGTGCCCCAACTGACCGGCCGATCGGCCGATTCGCTGGAAGCTGGACAGACACTTCGCCTAATGGGCCATTCGTTTGGCTCCTTTGGCCCCGATGTCCGGGTGATAGCCACCGGGCCGGATAACCTGACAACAGCACTGGTTTCGTCGTTACTCGACTCCACTCAGGTGCAGATCGACCTGCCAATTTCCTTAACCCCGGGCCGCTACCGACTGAGCTTAACCGTACGAAATCTGCCCAGTTCAACCAGTGAATGGGTGGAGGTGCAATACCCTGCTCCGCAGTTTACTCAGCTTACGCAGCACAATTTGCGAGCCGGGGATACGCTCCAGGTGGCCGGACTATATGTTAAACCGGAGGCTTATCGGTATGCCGTTCTGGTCAGTAAGGGGGGGCAGCAACAGCTCCTGGAAGCCGTGAAGCCAATCGTTAATGGCTTTTCTGTGCGACTTGGTGCGGACTTGCCCGCCGGGCGTTACCGGGTGCAGCTGCTCAATCGATCAACTAATAAAATCAGCCGGGATACCACCCTGGCACTTCAGGTGTATGAGCGAGCCAAACCCTTTCTCACCGGTATCGAGGCCGCTAAACCTACGTATAAACCGGGTGAAAGCGTACGGTTGATAGCCACTCAATTTGAGGCATTACCCACCCGTTTTTATCAACTTCAACTAACAGGGGGAGTCCGTAGCTATACGGTGAATGGAATTTATGAGGCCAGTTCGCAACGCCTGATCCTGACTCTGCCGACCACGGCCACTAAGGGAACGTATAGTCTGGGCGTTCGACTCCTGGATACGACTGGTCAGCTACTCTACAGTTTTGATACGGATCAGTCCATCACGATTCTTTAG
- a CDS encoding hypothetical protein (KEGG: AGAP012940-PA): MLVIRLLIIILAIFLPFRAQSQGHPARAGVQFRSGTFQSALALAKTMNKPLLVEVYLTGCPHCEALAPVLAEKAVGDYLNAHFVSWQVEANAVESVALQKEQSIAYPEFPLFLFFDPAGKLIHVGTPAEQPTRSAFIEEVISIGRVALEPSRRTEGYVARFAAGERDLSFLIQYGKYAKTRRDNALLHTISDAIGHQLLSPEQIQSPPGFYCLQRLIDDVDNPAAVYFFQHLSAFTMSYPVKDVKEAGESIVFRSLYGVKSDQYPAQKISQMRAYMVALGVPTQEAASRTLLKELDAYLRTKNMQGALLRFNDYRRENSSIGLADYAYLMHYFNEKATDDTYLSEMPVWASAGLKTLPAEQQNAPQVADIYYELAVAYHKMGQNANALNQARQGLNIAQKAKLNTQRFVDQVAAYQ; this comes from the coding sequence ATGCTAGTCATTCGCTTGTTGATTATCATTCTGGCGATCTTTTTGCCGTTTCGGGCGCAAAGTCAGGGCCATCCAGCCAGAGCTGGGGTGCAGTTCCGGTCGGGGACTTTTCAATCAGCCCTGGCTCTGGCCAAAACCATGAACAAACCCCTTTTGGTGGAGGTCTATCTCACGGGTTGTCCACACTGTGAGGCTCTGGCCCCGGTTTTAGCCGAAAAAGCAGTAGGGGATTATCTGAACGCTCACTTCGTGAGCTGGCAGGTGGAAGCGAATGCGGTTGAATCGGTGGCCCTGCAAAAGGAGCAGAGCATTGCTTATCCTGAATTTCCGTTATTCCTTTTTTTCGATCCGGCGGGTAAGCTGATCCATGTGGGTACGCCCGCGGAACAACCCACTCGGTCGGCGTTCATTGAGGAAGTTATTTCCATTGGGCGCGTTGCTCTGGAGCCCTCCCGTCGGACAGAGGGTTACGTAGCCCGCTTTGCCGCTGGTGAACGGGATTTGTCTTTTCTGATCCAGTATGGCAAGTACGCTAAAACCCGGAGAGATAATGCGCTGTTGCATACCATCAGCGATGCCATCGGCCACCAATTGCTCTCCCCTGAGCAGATTCAAAGTCCCCCTGGGTTTTACTGCCTACAGCGGCTGATCGATGATGTAGATAACCCGGCTGCGGTCTATTTTTTTCAGCACCTAAGTGCATTTACTATGAGCTATCCGGTCAAGGACGTCAAGGAAGCGGGTGAAAGTATTGTGTTTCGTTCGTTATATGGCGTTAAAAGTGATCAGTACCCGGCTCAAAAAATTAGTCAGATGCGGGCCTATATGGTGGCCTTAGGGGTGCCGACTCAAGAGGCTGCCTCTCGGACATTACTAAAAGAGCTGGATGCTTATCTGCGAACAAAAAACATGCAGGGAGCCTTGCTGCGATTCAATGACTACCGACGCGAGAATTCTTCCATCGGTCTGGCTGACTACGCCTATCTGATGCACTATTTTAATGAGAAAGCAACGGATGATACCTACCTGTCCGAGATGCCGGTATGGGCCAGCGCTGGTTTAAAGACCCTACCCGCTGAACAACAGAATGCGCCACAAGTTGCCGATATTTACTATGAGCTAGCGGTTGCCTACCATAAAATGGGTCAAAACGCGAACGCATTAAATCAGGCTCGGCAGGGACTCAATATTGCCCAAAAGGCTAAGCTCAACACTCAGCGCTTTGTGGATCAGGTAGCTGCCTATCAGTAA